Proteins co-encoded in one Yamadazyma tenuis chromosome 1, complete sequence genomic window:
- the AMS1 gene encoding Glycoside hydrolase, 38 vacuolar alpha mannosidase (CAZy:GH38; BUSCO:EOG092607QZ; COG:G; EggNog:ENOG503NW9D) — translation MSYNKFNYQPNFKPIDHLYESRLRQFIDKGGQYPGLNLPKFYDIERHDIANLQVWKVPDGPNGHTERPLFADIDFDSLDWKPAKKGDSFGPSWKTFWFKFDIAIPQKWLDKNQEVDLEWDCNCEGLIYSDHGEPLQAFSGGGERIVFSFPQSYLTSEPRTYYLEIACNGMFGISQDGNVDPNRYFGLSKADLVLPNVDARALFYDFWILSDAARELPSGWQKYQANQVCNDIMNTFDAEDASSISKCRALAERLLGAKVNSDDVFEEYGTLNNSIDVYAVGNCHIDTAWLWPFAETKRKIVRSWTSQIKIADQYPEYVFVASQMQQFKWLQIYHPEIFKKVKEKFTTNQFLPIGGSWVENDTNLPNGESLIRQFLLGQRFQLNEFGLYASIYWLPDTFGYSSQIPQICQHAGIEKFLTQKLSWNNINQFPLSTFNWAGIDGSQVLVHMPPANTYTASADFGDVVRSQHQHKNLRDVPTGLLLYGKGDGGGGPTEEMLEKIRRERGFANNTGAIPVVQMGKTVEDFYDDVLDRSDGGKKLPTWRGEIYLEFHRGTYTTQADVKKWVRLLEVKVHDLEWIATLVSLNAPTYKYPSREIRDVWEDLCLCQFHDVIPGSCIGMVYYEEVKPMLTRNLEAVDKLLKRALGELDGDNYVPLNTLPWPRTEVMELAPTHDLFKSVSEYQTCGDHRLVSVSSTGINTLDDIKFPASVKQQDEIYVLSNQVIEAKITKSGVLTSVLDLANNREIIDTTNTKQTDSGEEVGGNQYLLFDDEPLTYPAWDTELYSLEKFKFLKGGKVTKVVNHSLKSSLFVRHEISDQSYIETEISIEGLISSSSSSNNYIKFKCNVEWHETYKFLKVQFPTTIYTAQEASYETQFGITKRATHFNTSWDVAKFEVCHHKFMDLSEYNYGVSVFNNSKYGASIHGNLMRLSLLRSPKAPDNIADMGHHEFEYAIFPHKGSLGPETVKLAYNFNYKLDKLYKDKGAISNSVKFVGDDSIILSHIKRSEDDEDVSLEKNIPIKNKGHKSFIVRVYESLGGSSSGEIVIDPSLFGVEKVIRVNGIEDELEDVDSKDGKFKVELRGFEIASFKVVLKSVIPWEFHRASP, via the exons ATGTCTtacaacaagttcaattaCCAACCCAACTTCAAGCCAATTGACCACTTGTACGAACTGCGTCTCAGACAGTTCATCGACAAAGGTGGCCAGTACCCCGGCTTGAATTTGCCCAAGTTCTACGACATCGAGAGACATGACATTGCCAATTTACAGGTATGGAAAGTACCTGATGGCCCCAATGGCCACACCGAAAGACCGTTATTTGCCGACATCGACTTCGACTCCCTCGACTGGAAACCCGCCAAAAAAGGCGACTCGTTCGGCCCATCCTGGAAAACCTTCTGGTTCAAATTCGATATCGCTATTCCTCAGAAATGGTTGGATAAAAACCAGGAGGTGGACCTCGAATGGGACTGCAATTGCGAAGGGTTGATCTACAGCGACCACGGCGAGCCGTTGCAGGCGTTCAGCGGTGGCGGCGAACGGATCGTGTTCTCATTCCCCCAACTGTACTTAACGTCTGAGCCTCGCACCTACTACCTTGAAATTGCCTGTAATGGGATGTTTGGTATCAGCCAGGACGGCAACGTCGACCCCAACCGATACTTCGGTTTGCTGAAGGCCGACTTGGTTCTCCCCAATGTCGACGCCCGGGCGTTGTTCTATGACTTTTGGATTTTGAGTGATGCGGCTCGAGAATTGCCCAGTGGCTGGCAAAAGTATCAGGCTAACCAGGTGTGCAATGACATCATGAACACATTCGACGCCGAGGACGCGTCGTCCATCTCCAAGTGCCGGGCGCTTGCAGAGCGGTTGTTGGGAGCCAAGGTCAATAGTGAcgatgtgtttgaagagTATGGCACTTTGAATAACTCCATCGACGTCTATGCGGTGGGAAACTGCCACATAGACACCGCGTGGTTGTGGCCGTTCGCCGAGACCAAGCGGAAGATCGTGCGGTCGTGGACATCGCAGATCAAGATAGCCGACCAGTATCCTGAGTATGTATTTGTGGCATCTCAGATGCAGCAGTTtaaatggttgcaaatttaCCATCCGGAGATTTTCAAAAAGGTCAAGGAAaagttcaccaccaaccagTTCTTACCGATTGGTGGCTCGTGGGTGGAGAATGACACCAATCTCCCCAATGGAGAGAGTTTGATCCGCCAGTTTTTGTTGGGACAACGGTTTCAGTTGAACGAGTTTGGACTCTATGCTTCCATCTACTGGTTGCCCGACACCTTTGGGTACTCGTCCCAGATTCCTCAGATCTGTCAGCACGCAGGGATCGAGAAGTTTTTGACCCAGAAGTTGTCGTGGAACAACATCAACCAGTTCCCGTTGAGTACTTTCAACTGGGCAGGAATCGACGGGTCGCAGGTATTGGTGCACATGCCTCCAGCCAATACCTACACCGCTTCCGCCGACTTTGGCGACGTGGTGCGGTCCCAGCACCAGCACAAGAACTTACGAGACGTTCCCACCGGGTTGTTGCTTTATGGGAAAGGAGACGGAGGTGGTGGGCCTACGGAGGAAATGCTCGAGAAAATTAGACGGGAAAGAGGGTTTGCCAACAACACTGGGGCCATCCCCGTGGTGCAGATGGGGAAGACGGTGGAAGACTTTTACGACGACGTGTTGGACAGGTCCGATGGAGGAAAGAAGTTACCCACCTGGAGAGGTGAGATTTATTTGGAGTTCCACAGAGGCACCTACACCACCCAAGCAGACGTCAAGAAATGGGTACGGTTGTTGGAAGTTAAGGTCCACGACTTGGAGTGGATTGCCACCCTCGTCAGCTTGAACGCTCCAACTTACAAGTATCCCAGCCGGGAAATCCGTGATGTGTGGGAGGACTTGTGTCTTTGCCAGTTCCATGACGTGATTCCAGGTTCGTGTATTGGAATGGTGTACTACGAAGAAGTGAAGCCCATGTTGACCCGGAACTTGGAAGCTGTCGATAAGCTTCTTAAAAGGGCCTTGGGCGAGTTGGACGGGGACAACTATGTCCCCTTGAACACTTTACCGTGGCCCAGAACCGAGGTGATGGAGCTTGCACCCACCCATGACTTATTCAAGCTGGTGCTGGAATACCAGACGTGTGGTGACCACCGGTTGGTGTCGGTCAGCAGCACCGGGATCAACACGCTTGACGACATTAAGTTCCCGGCCAGTGTCAAACAACAAGACGAGATTTATGTGTTGAGCAACCAGGTGATTGAAGCCAAAATTACCAAATCTGGAGTGCTCACTTCTGTTCTCGATCTTGCCAACAATCGGGAAATCATCGACACCACTAACACCAAACAAACTGATAGTGGAGAAGAGGTGGGTGGAAACCAATATTTGTTGTTTGACGATGAGCCCTTGACGTATCCCGCCTGGGACACAGAGTTGTACTCACTcgagaagttcaagtttttgaaaggTGGGAAGGTGACCAAAGTGGTCAACCACTCGTTGAAGTCGTCGTTGTTTGTTCGACACGAAATCAGCGACCAGTCGTATATTGAGACCGAGATTTCGATCGAAGGCTTGATCAGCTCGAGCTCAAGTTCCAATAATtacatcaagttcaagtgTAACGTCGAATGGCACGAGACCtacaagtttttgaaggtgCAGTTCCCCACCACCATTTATACGGCCCAGGAAGCAAGCTATGAGACCCAGTTTGGAATCACCAAGAGAGCCACCCacttcaacacctcgtGGGACGTGGCCAAGTTTGAGGTGTGTCACCACAAGTTCATGGACTTGTCCGAGTATAACTATGGGGTTTCggtgttcaacaacagcaaATATGGTGCCTCTATCCACGGCAACTTGATGAGACTTTCATTGTTGAGGTCGCCAAAAGCTCCCGACAACATTGCCGACATGGGCCACCATGAGTTTGAATACGCCATTTTCCCCCACAAGGGGAGCTTGGGTCCTGAGACTGTCAAGTTGGCATATAACTTCAACTACAAGTTAGACAAACTCTACAAGGACAAAGGTGCTATATCCAACTCGGTAAAGTTTGTGGGAGATGACTCAATTATTTTATCCCACATCAAAAGGTCCGAGGACGACGAAGACGTGAGTCTTGAAAAGAACATTCctatcaagaacaaggGCCATAAGTCGTTTATTGTCAGGGTGTATGAGTCCTTGGGAGGTCTGTCAAGTGGAGAAATTGTGATTGATCCGTCATTGTTTGGAGTTGAGAAGGTGATTCGTGTGAACGGGATTGAGGATGAGTTGGAGGATGTAGACCTGAAAGATGGCAAGTTTAAGGTGGAATTGCGTGGGTTTGAAATTGCTTCGTTCAAGGTAGTATTGAA GAGTGTAATCCCATGGGAATTCCACCGTGCCTCGCCCTAG
- a CDS encoding uncharacterized protein (EggNog:ENOG503P8MY; COG:S; MEROPS:MER0018320) has translation MSFKDYIITLKEQASEADVASVKSKVSELGGTIKNEFSLIKGFTASLPVIHFDSIKKHEHVFNVEEDQEVKTQ, from the coding sequence ATGAGTTTTAAAGATTACATTATTACATTGAAGGAACAAGCCAGCGAGGCCGATGTCGCATCTGTCAAGAGCAAGGTTTCAGAGTTGGGCGGTACTATCAAGAATGAGTTCAGCTTGATCAAGGGGTTCACTGCTTCGCTTCCTGTTATCCACTTTGACTCGATCAAGAAGCACGAGCATGTGTTTAATGTTGAGGAAGATCAGGAGGTGAAGACCCAGTAG
- the SOD1 gene encoding Superoxide dismutase [Cu-Zn] (EggNog:ENOG503P1VF; COG:P): MVKAVAVLRGDAKVTGVVHFEQASESEPTTISWEITGNQPNALRGFHVHAFGDNTNGCTSAGPHFNPFTKTHGAPEDDERHVGDLGNITTDSEGVAKGTKQDLLLKLIGNNHIIGRSVVVHDGVDDLGKGAHELSKTTGNAGGRAACGVIGLAN; this comes from the exons ATGGTTAAAGCAG TTGCTGTATTGAGAGGTGACGCCAAAGTCACCGGAGTGGTTCACTTTGAACAAGCCTCCGAGTCTGAACCTACCACCATTTCCTGGGAAATCACCGGTAACCAACCAAACGCTTTGAGAGGCTTCCACGTCCATGCCTTTGGTGACAACACCAACGGTTGTACCTCTGCCGGTCCTCACTTCAACCCATTCACCAAGACCCATGGTGCCCCCGAAGACGATGAAAGACATGTGGGTGACTTGGGTAACATCACCACCGACTCTGAGGGTGTTGCCAAGGGTACCAAGCAAGATTTGTTGCTTAAGTTGATTGGTAACAACCACATTATCGGAAGGAGTGTTGTTGTTCACGATGGTGTCGATGACTTGGGTAAGGGTGCTCACGAACTCTCCAAGACCACCGGTAACGCAGGGGGCAGAGCTGCTTGTGGAGTTATTGGTTTAGCTAACTAA
- the RNY1_1 gene encoding ribonuclease T2-like (COG:A; EggNog:ENOG503NV66), which translates to MFIKPFVLLAGSLSIFAYPNPGFAAKRSDTQSCSAFMANPSSTYSCENSTTVTSNSCCFERAGLMLHTQFWDYDPDKLSSAKKRDLGYSPVHRNKKRSGAPSSSYPINKSFTIHGLWSDYCATSSGKSAGYPASCDADLAVPDSVNLSDLIANQFNKPDLYQLMKTYWVNTESSNVAGDSDEELWAHEYNKHGTCMNTVRPECFTGVYKQYDAAVEFWQKVTKVWDGLNTYEFLESASIVPTTDNTYELVDIKSALQEAFGKDVYVSCKDGALNEIWYYYHVKGSILTGDYKPVDKIGSDRCPDEVYYIPK; encoded by the coding sequence ATGTTCATTAAACCATTCGTACTTTTGGCCGGTAGCTTGTCGATTTTCGCATACCCAAACCCAggttttgcagccaaacGAAGCGATACTCAATCATGTTCAGCATTTATGGCCAACCCGTCATCGACCTACTCTTGTGAAAATTCCACGACGGTGACTTCCAACAGCTGCTGTTTTGAACGAGCTGGTCTCATGTTGCATACCCAGTTCTGGGATTACGACCCAGACAAACTTAGCAGTGCTAAAAAACGGGACTTGGGATATCTGCCGGTACACAGAAACAAGAAACGCAGCGGAGCTCCAAGCAGTTCGTACCCCATTAACAAGTCGTTCACGATCCACGGGTTGTGGTCTGATTACTGTGCTACCAGTTCGGGTAAACTGGCAGGGTATCCTGCGAGCTGTGATGCTGATTTGGCGGTGCCCGACTCTGTCAACCTCTCTGACTTGATTGCCAACCAGTTCAACAAACCGGACTTGTaccagttgatgaagacgtACTGGGTTAACACCGAGTCCTCGAATGTAGCAGGCGATtcagatgaagaattgtGGGCTCATGAGTATAACAAACATGGAACTTGTATGAACACAGTTCGGCCTGAGTGCTTCACGGGAGTCTACAAACAGTATGATGCAGCGGTTGAGTTCTGGCAGAAAGTTACGAAGGTGTGGGACGGGTTGAATACCTACGAATTTTTAGAGCTGGCAAGTATTGTGCCTACCACCGATAACACCTATGAATTGGTGGACATCAAGAGTGCATTACAGGAGGCATTTGGAAAGGATGTTTATGTTTCGTGCAAAGACGGTGCATTAAACGAGATCTGGTACTATTACCACGTTAAGGGGTCTATTTTGACGGGGGATTATAAGCCGGTGGATAAGATTGGCAGTGACCGGTGTCCCGACGAGGTGTACTATATTCCCAAGTAG
- a CDS encoding uncharacterized protein (COG:S; EggNog:ENOG503P25Y): MAAPIQIWAKQVRAKVWDFTSMAADDSAVRLNKLLSRVLQVPVSFPDIDGGYHLLYNNQPNLQLGADGYDNYQAPVHVDTGDSIFSRRMWVKGSMMFYRPVAPNQFLHSQEVVSHTRHIGDQMFVTIERRFSHKHQSPEPAVVESRTLMYTNSRFKPHTPSSSRIMPEYSHHLQISSTDIMQYSCLTSNLHKIHYDKNYCQIEGLRDVIVQGPFMVTLAVAWFRTVFPHLRPVQISYKNAGPVYAHERCELLLKRASTNANMFVVEIVGAGKDVRLAGELVCDSEV; the protein is encoded by the coding sequence ATGGCTGCTCCAATTCAAATATGGGCTAAGCAGGTGCGGGCAAAGGTCTGGGACTTCACACTGATGGCGGCGGATGATAGTGCAGTGCGTCTAAATAAGCTTTTGTCGCGAGTGTTACAAGTTCCCGTGTCGTTCCCTGATATTGACGGTGGTTACCACCTTCTCTACAATAACCAGCCCAACTTGCAATTGGGGGCCGATGGGTACGATAACTATCAGGCTCCTGTCCACGTCGACACGGGAGACCTGATATTCAGCAGACGGATGTGGGTAAAGGGCCTGATGATGTTTTACCGTCCTGTTGCACCCAACCAGTTTTTGCATtcacaagaagttgtttcGCACACTAGGCACATTGGTGATCAAATGTTTGTGACCATCGAGAGGCGGTTCTCGCACAAGCACCAGTCCCCTGAACCGGCAGTTGTGGAGTCGAGGACGTTGATGTACACAAATTCACGATTCAAGCCCCACACACCCAGCCTGAGTCGAATTATGCCAGAGTACTCTCACCATTTGCAAATCTCGAGCACAGACATTATGCAATATAGTTGTTTGACGAGCAACTTGCACAAGATCCACTACGACAAAAACTACTGCCAAATAGAAGGGCTTAGAGACGTAATTGTTCAGGGCCCGTTCATGGTGACGCTCGCAGTTGCATGGTTCCGTACTGTTTTCCCGCACCTCCGGCCGGTGCAGATCTCCTACAAGAACGCTGGGCCGGTGTACGCCCACGAGCGGTGCGAGCTTCTTTTAAAGCGGGCGtccacaaatgcaaatatgtttgtggttgagaTTGTAGGGGCCGGAAAGGACGTTCGACTCGCCGGTGAGTTGGTGTGCGATAGTGAGGTTTAG
- the RPF1 gene encoding Ribosome production factor 1 (COG:A; EggNog:ENOG503NYGV): protein MSEDTTKILKGIRNKQRRQKLYADLKHEKNKAKHKARAERATEERNDPSLKEQRLADNVPETLDSKRVYDETIVEDMEGEDEFDAYFASDKPPKLLLTTSKYAKKPAYEFADLLMDFLPDVTFVKRKPQFSINDMVKFCNNREYTDLVILNEFNKKVTGLTFIHLPEGPTFYFSITSVTEGKKIRGHGRSTDHTPELILNNFNTRLGKTVGRLFQSLFPKKPEFEGRQVITLHNQRDYIFFRRHRYLFKSEERVGLQEIGPQFTLKLRRLQKGIRDETEWEFRPEMEKDKRKFYL from the coding sequence ATGTCAGAAGataccaccaagatcttgaaagGGATCAGGAACAAACAGCGGCGGCAGAAGTTGTACGCCGACTTGAAGCACGAGAAAAATAAGGCCAAGCATAAGGCCCGGGCAGAGCGTGCCACTGAGGAGCGTAATGATCCCTCTTTGAAAGAGCAGAGACTCGCAGATAATGTCCCTGAAACATTGGATTCCAAACGAGTCTACGATGAAACGATTGTGGAGGATATGGAAGGCGAAGACGAGTTCGACGCCTACTTCGCTAGTGACAAGCCCCCCAAGCTCTTGTTGACCACCAGCAAATATGCCAAAAAACCCGCCTACGAGTTTGCCGACTTGCTCATGGATTTCTTGCCAGACGTCACCTTTGTCAAGAGAAAGCCCCAGTTCAGTATCAACGACATGGTAAAATTTTGTAACAACAGGGAATATACcgacttggtgatcttgaacgaattcaacaagaaagtAACCGGGTTGACCTTCATACATTTACCCGAAGGACCTACTTTCTACTTCTCCATCACCTCCGTTACCGAAGGTAAGAAAATCAGGGGTCATGGCCGGTCCACGGACCACACACCCGAGTTGATTTtaaacaacttcaacactcGTCTTGGGAAAACCGTGGGTAGACTCTTTCAGAGTTTGTTCCCCAAGAAGCCCGAATTCGAAGGAAGACAAGTCATTACGTTACACAATCAGCGAGACTACATTTTCTTTAGAAGACATAggtacttgttcaagagtGAAGAACGAGTTGGACTCCAGGAAATAGGGCCCCAATTCACTCTCAAGCTTCGAAGACTCCAAAAGGGTATCCGCGACGAGACAGAGTGGGAGTTCCGCCCCGAGATGGAGAAGGACAAACGCAAGTTCTATTTGTGA
- the MSN5 gene encoding karyopherin (EggNog:ENOG503NUW4; COG:U,Y): MTMDTNGVNQIITALQVVYDAKSNNQQRRDAQAFLETIKSNEESPFWGFQLALYENNKDNYIVRHYGLSLLQHSINKQFHTFSSQKALTIRQWVVELANKIEESDPHYIKEKLAFLWVAIAKKVWGCYLVKTLSGDDENPPQKLTESDILDGWASMDSDLWHLWNSNFATRELCLIITRTLFEDIYLLDDPVAMKRTAILNQLSVLIVTSNEVLDKLYDTNENLSICKSSNEGWFSTWSRLLLDVLQNDYNSKEVQVFVPKILATFKTCLHWVQPEILRSENIMQTLINILTIPDTKLKTLAIDCLHILFTRSYSTHEDFDFFIGSIFTREGIEKLSQFYNSLKIDPSDIDEQVYSLLKKTVEMIVSLSEYLNISLPSKNKIDWEKADIDNYLRLVLTTTNNPSLIISGLSLQMWVTILRFDELSNKLNMDAILMDLLEIAANRTIDYTIIDEDDVSRQFLDMDFDSVSDSNSFLSNYRKYNEDIVRITVCKKPEDGLSWLENRLQNFFSTELGRSCIEKYRIDPKSDEINYGNSQFNIIENCIRGISRWRIWYVGEDFETINNGLNYLVENLGERLLALNLACPLLIRKQVQTMVQFAPLLKDVSPLMFQVLEKILTTATFDYPEEVSDEEKELIRDLRTSCGTELNRLAYIMPESLKKIFSELETVISNILSSKKVSDHENVAFKSFLLVIASRSSIDNRNELFAKIVDPDLSAWLRPDTEKGLMELHWFMERIGIVEIASYFQKRGITASTNLLEAHMDDEGRELRNKLKDHWSSIFPIRATRIFIQYSIEKLGHDSQEYLNLLKLWKPRVQPIIPHVLQLLTQIQNYHNPNNWKELPDEVQSFVKYSCMERFWQQGVSIQSKETFIEENVKAALTLRDFADSVGHLIRYTREYAFLTIGSLSQLEETLYEIPDIGSMIWKAVTGEMAGITLHSWKHMINSCLRSVVRNCPAKFVEPFMSDLLPRSFEDLDKILVSKWEKVYVNGLQLQGNEDDETLSEEMMEEHMLRQLTATVVRYLIDIVSQFNSKVVSDTQFASKKLIVDNKQILAPFLQLCCHIIMFKDTKCSFNTILVMRNVLTEILLKDDEVDKFLCDNLIKALLRVLTDDYFVETHSEAATALTTLYCALRSKNDYPARILVENLPNISTAHISNFENLLVNSKSLKHQRSALLELIKIPKDKFSGNDQEEMKERKKQLEAASNARTKKLQHVDVMNDPFVENAPLNNLFGEE; the protein is encoded by the coding sequence ATGACGATGGATACCAATGGTGTCAACCAGATCATCACCGCCTTACAAGTCGTCTACGAcgccaagtccaacaaccAGCAGAGACGAGACGCCCAGGCCTTTCTagaaaccatcaaaagTAACGAAGAGAGTCCATTTTGGGGATTCCAATTAGCTCTCTATGAGAACAACAAAGACAATTACATAGTGAGACATTATGGATTACTGTTACTACAACACTCTATAAACAAGCAATTCCACACCTTTTCCTCCCAGAAGGCGTTGACCATCCGTCAATgggtggtggagttggccaacaagaTCGAGGAGTCAGATCCTCATTACATCAAAGAGAAGCTTGCATTTTTATGGGTAGCCATCGCCAAAAAAGTATGGGGCTGCTATTTGGTGAAAACTTTGAGCGGTGACGACGAGAACCCACCCCAAAAGTTGACGGAGTCGGACATACTTGATGGCTGGGCATCTATGGATTCTGACTTGTGGCATTTGTGGAATCTGAACTTTGCAACCAGAGAGTTGTGTTTGATCATCACCAGAACcttgtttgaagatataTACTTGTTGGATGACCCGGTAGCTATGAAGAGAACAGCCatcttgaaccaattgagCGTGTTGATCGTCACCTCCAACGAGGTGTTGGATAAGCTCTATGACACCAACGAAAACTTGCTGATATGCAAACTGTCCAACGAAGGTTGGTTCAGCACTTGGAGCAGATTGTTGTTGGACGTGTTGCAGAACGACTACAACTCCAAGGAGGTCCAGGTGTTTGTacccaagatcttggcAACATTCAAGACGTGTTTGCATTGGGTACAACCCGAAATCTTGAGGTCTGAGAACATCATGCAGACCTTGATTAATATTTTGACTATACCCgacaccaagttgaagacgTTGGCCATAGACTGTTTGCATATCTTATTCACTCGAAGTTACTCCACTCATGAagactttgactttttcataGGTAGTATTTTCACCAGAGAAGGAATCGAAAAACTATCTCAATTCTACAACTCATTGAAAATCGATCCTTCTGACattgatgaacaagtttactcattgttgaagaaaactgTGGAAATGATTGTATCGTTGAGTGAATACTTGAATATTTCATTGCCgtccaagaacaaaatcGATTGGGAAAAAGCTGATATCGACAACTACTTGAGATTGGTGCtaaccaccaccaacaacccAAGTTTAATTATTTCAGGACTTTCTTTACAGATGTGGGTTACAATACTAAGGTTCGATGAACTCAGTAACAAATTGAACATGGATGCGATTTTGATggatttgttggaaatAGCTGCTAATAGAACCATCGACTATACTATCATCGACGAAGACGATGTATCAAGACAATTTCTTGATATGGACTTTGATTCCGTGTCTGATTCTAATTCGTTCTTACTGAATTATAGGAAGTACAACGAAGACATTGTCAGAATTACCGTTTGCAAGAAACCTGAAGATGGTCTTAGTTGGTTAGAGAACCGACTCCAGAATTTCTTTAGCACAGAATTGGGCAGATCATGCATCGAGAAGTACAGAATTGATCCAAAATCTGACGAGATAAACTACGGTAACTCCCAATTTAACATCATTGAAAATTGTATTAGAGGCATTTCGAGATGGAGAATCTGGTATGTCGGTGAggactttgaaaccatcaacaatggATTGAATTACTTGGTTGAAAACTTGGGAGAAAGATTGTTGGCCTTAAACTTGGCATGCCCCTTGTTAATCAGGAAACAAGTCCAAACAATGGTTCAGTTTGCTCCCCTTTTGAAAGATGTTAGTCCTTTGATGTTTCAGGTTTTAGAAAAGATTTTGACTACTGCAACTTTTGACTATCCTGAAGAAGTCAGtgacgaagaaaaggaaCTCATCAGAGATTTGAGAACCAGCTGTGGTACCGAGTTGAACCGTTTGGCCTACATCATGCCTgaatcattgaagaaaatcttCAGTGAGTTGGAGACCGTAATTTCCAATATTTTGAGCAGCAAAAAAGTAAGCGATCATGAGAACGTTGCattcaagtccttcttgTTAGTCATTGCATCTAGGTCTTCTATCGACAACCGTAACGAGCTTTTTGCTAAGATTGTCGACCCAGATTTATCAGCCTGGTTGAGACCTGACACCGAAAAAGGATTGATGGAGTTGCATTGGTTTATGgaaagaattggaattgttgaaattgcTTCTTACTTTCAGAAACGAGGAATCACAGCAAGTACCAACTTATTGGAAGCCCATATGGATGATGAAGGTAGAGAGTTGAGAaataagttgaaggacCACTGGTCTTCGATTTTCCCTATCAGAGCCACTAGAATCTTTATTCAATACAGTATTGAGAAGTTGGGTCATGATTCTCaagagtacttgaacttattgaagCTATGGAAACCAAGAGTTCAACCCATTATTCCCCATGTTTTGCAGTTGTTAACCCAGATACAGAATTATCACAACCCCAACAATTGGAAAGAGTTACCAGATGAAGTACAATCATTCGTTAAGTACAGCTGTATGGAACGGTTCTGGCAACAAGGAGTATCTATCCAAAGCAAAGAAACGtttattgaagagaatgTTAAAGCGGCTTTGACCTTGAGAGATTTTGCTGATTCTGTAGGTCACTTGATAAGATATACCAGGGAATACGCTTTCTTGACCATCGGGTCTTTGTCTcagttggaagaaactcTTTATGAGATTCCAGATATTGGatcaatgatttggaaagCCGTTACAGGGGAGATGGCCGGTATCACTCTTCACAGCTGGAAACATATGATCAACAGTTGTTTGAGAAGTGTTGTTAGAAACTGCCCTGCGAAGTTTGTTGAGCCATTTATGTCTGATTTATTGCCTCGGTCCTTTGAGGATTTggacaagatcttggtcTCCAAGTGGGAAAAGGTGTACGTGAACGGATTACAGCTTCAAGGAaacgaagatgatgaaacCTTGTCGGAAGAGATGATGGAAGAACATATGTTGCGGCAATTGACAGCTACAGTGGTTCGTTACTTAATTGATATAGTCAGCCagttcaactccaaggtCGTCTCCGACACCCAGTTTGCAAGTAAGAAGTTGATAGTTGACAACAAGCAGATTCTTGCGCCGTTCCTCCAGCTTTGCTGTCACATCATTATGTTTAAAGATACCAAGTGCTCGTTCAATACGATTTTGGTGATGCGAAATGTGTTGACAGAAATATTACTCAAAGACGATGAGGTGGATAAGTTCCTTTgtgacaacttgatcaaggcATTACTAAGAGTATTAACAGATGATTACTTTGTGGAAACACATTCCGAAGCTGCTACAGCCTTGACGACTTTATATTGTGCCTTGAGATCCAAAAACGACTATCCAGCCCgaattttggtggaaaatcTCCCTAACATTTCCACCGCCCACATTTCAAATTTCGAGAATCTTTTGGTGAactccaagtccttgaagCACCAACGGTCGGCGTTGTTAGAGCTCATCAAGATCCCCAAGGACAAGTTCAGTGGGAAcgaccaagaagaaatgaaaGAGCGTAAGAAACAGCTTGAAGCCGCGTCCAACGCCCGCACGAAAAAACTCCAACATGTGGACGTCATGAACGACCCATTTGTGGAGAATGCTCCTTTGAACAACCTTTTCGGTGAAGAATAA